In Scytonema millei VB511283, a single window of DNA contains:
- a CDS encoding SDR family oxidoreductase encodes MFLVTGATGGIGRRVVRSLRERGMPVRAFVRLLSRYSELEHRGAEIFIGDLQVDRDIQKACQGVQYIVSAHGSDGNAFALDYHANIELIDRAKEQKVQHFVFISVLGADRGYEDAPVFKAKRAVEKYLQASGINYTILRPAGLASNLLPLAERFRQTGIYLLVGDGKNRTSIVSTDDLAQIIVNSFMLPEARNRTFSVGGAEILQRQDVPHILGKIFNIEPIIINPPLLAVDGFRTVTGLFNPSLQKALGTFRTLLDNEFFCTREEIAQLEEIYHLKIENLESFLRRYLAI; translated from the coding sequence ATGTTTTTGGTTACCGGAGCAACAGGAGGAATTGGCAGGAGGGTGGTGCGATCGCTCCGAGAACGGGGAATGCCCGTGCGTGCTTTTGTGCGTCTGCTATCTCGCTATAGTGAGTTAGAACATCGAGGCGCAGAAATCTTTATCGGCGATCTGCAAGTCGATCGAGATATTCAAAAAGCTTGTCAGGGAGTACAGTACATTGTTAGCGCTCACGGTTCCGATGGCAATGCCTTCGCCCTAGACTACCATGCCAATATTGAGTTGATCGACCGAGCTAAAGAACAGAAAGTACAGCACTTTGTTTTTATCTCTGTCTTAGGAGCAGATCGCGGTTATGAAGATGCACCAGTATTCAAAGCAAAGCGTGCTGTAGAAAAGTATTTGCAAGCAAGCGGAATTAATTATACAATTTTACGTCCAGCCGGACTTGCTTCTAACCTCCTACCATTGGCAGAAAGATTCCGACAAACAGGAATTTATTTACTAGTTGGTGATGGCAAAAACCGCACTTCTATTGTTAGTACTGACGATTTAGCACAAATAATTGTTAACTCATTCATGCTTCCAGAAGCGCGTAACCGCACTTTCTCGGTTGGAGGAGCGGAAATATTACAACGGCAAGATGTACCGCACATTCTCGGTAAGATTTTCAATATCGAACCAATTATTATTAATCCTCCCTTACTTGCGGTAGACGGATTCAGAACTGTAACGGGTTTGTTTAATCCTTCCTTGCAAAAAGCTTTAGGCACTTTCCGCACTTTACTAGACAACGAATTTTTCTGCACTCGCGAAGAAATTGCTCAGTTAGAGGAAATCTATCATCTCAAAATAGAAAACCTAGAGAGTTTTTTACGGCGCTATTTGGCAATATGA
- a CDS encoding molybdenum cofactor guanylyltransferase, whose protein sequence is MDSPHPTPYTPHPTSLSGIVLAGGKSSRMGRDKALLPVDGVPLLQKVCEVAIALCDRVYVVTPWQERYQHLLPVGCEFIREQGAGSREQGDRGTKGQGGQGGQGGQGSNSSHQSLAASNSPTTNSPLTGFAQGLIHVETEWVLLLACDLPCLRLEVLQDWARELVEMPKETIALLPRHPKGWEPLCGFYRRSCLTALEEYIEQGGRSFQQWLAQYPVQPLSDFEPSILFNCNTPTDYAVVS, encoded by the coding sequence ATTGACTCACCACACCCCACACCCTACACCCCACACCCGACTTCCCTTTCTGGCATCGTTCTAGCGGGGGGTAAAAGTTCGCGGATGGGACGGGATAAAGCTCTACTTCCAGTTGATGGCGTACCGTTGTTACAAAAAGTGTGTGAAGTGGCAATTGCATTATGCGATCGCGTCTATGTCGTAACTCCCTGGCAAGAGCGCTATCAGCATTTACTTCCTGTTGGGTGTGAGTTTATTAGGGAGCAGGGAGCGGGGAGCAGGGAGCAGGGGGACAGGGGGACAAAGGGACAAGGGGGACAAGGGGGACAAGGGGGACAAGGAAGCAATTCTAGTCACCAGTCACTAGCCGCCAGCAACTCACCAACTACCAATAGCCCTCTAACAGGCTTTGCCCAAGGATTAATTCATGTAGAAACAGAGTGGGTGCTGTTACTGGCGTGCGATCTACCTTGCTTGCGGTTGGAAGTGTTGCAAGATTGGGCGCGAGAATTGGTAGAAATGCCGAAGGAGACGATCGCTCTGCTTCCGCGCCATCCCAAAGGTTGGGAGCCTTTGTGCGGTTTCTATCGTCGCAGTTGCCTCACTGCCCTGGAAGAGTATATCGAGCAGGGTGGGCGCTCTTTTCAGCAGTGGTTGGCACAATATCCGGTTCAGCCCTTATCCGATTTTGAGCCTTCAATATTATTTAACTGCAATACCCCAACTGACTATGCAGTCGTGTCATAG